The window GCGACGATCGCCTCCTCGGCCTCGTGCCGAGAGGCGCCGAGGCGGCCCAGGACCTCCGCGGCCGGGCCTCCGCTGCCCGACACCCGGACGCCGCCGCCGACGAGATCGCAGCGGTCGCGGTGACCGTGCTGCGCGCCGAGCTCGCCGCCTGGCCGAAGCCCGGTTTGGTCAGCCATGTCGACCGCGGCAGCCATCGCGACATGGACGCGGGAACGCTGCGGGCGAGCATCGACGCGCTCCATCCCTTCTTCATCGAACTCGCCGCAGCCGGTGGCCGCGCCGCCGGCATGGAGACCCTGAGGGCCATCGGACTGCGCGCCGAGGCGGCGATGCTCGCGGCGACGGGCGGGATCAACACCCACCGCGGTGCGATCTTCGGTCTCGGTCTCCTCACCGCCGCCGCCGGTGACGTCGCCGTGCGGCGGGCGGACGGTAGCCTCCTCGCCGCTACCTGCCTCGGCGGCGTCGTCGCAACGCGCTGGGGCCCGGCGATCGCAGGCGCGCCGGTGCCGGACGGCAGCCACGGTGCGGGCGTGCTGCGGCGCCACGGGGCGGGTGGGGCGCGGGCCGAAGCGGTGGGCGGCTTCCGCAGCGTCTACGGCATCGGTCTGCCGGCCTTGCGTGAAGGCCGCCGGCTCGCCGGCGAGGCCGGCGCGGCGATCCAGGCCTGCTTCGCGCTGATCGCCGGCGTCGTCGATACCAATCTCCTGCATCGCGGCGGTGCGGACGGCGCCCGCTTCGCCGCGACGACGGCCGCGGGCTTCCTCGCTGCGGGCGGCGTCGGGGCCTCCGATTGGCAGGCGCAGGCCGCGGCCATCCACGCCGCCTTCGTGGCGCGCAACCTGAGCCCCGGCGGATGCGCCGACCTTCTGGCGATGACGCTGTTCGTCGACCGCCTCGAACCCGACGAGGGCGCTTCGTGAGCCGCCCCCTATTCGCCATTCTGTGCTCCGGGCAGGGCGCGCAGCACCCGGGCATGTTCGATCTCTTCGCCGATGCGCCCGCCGCGGCGCCGGTTTTCGCGGCGGCGGCCGCGGTGCTCGGCGAGGACCCGGTCGCCTTCGTGCGGCGCGACGGCGCCCCGATCCACGACAACGTCCCGGCTCAGATCCTGTGCTGCACCCAGGCGCTCGCGGCAATGCGGACCATCGCGTCCGGAGACGGCCGGCTGGTCATCGCCGGCTACAGCGTCGGCGAACTTGCCGCCTGGGGCTGCGCCGGTGCGCTCGACGACGGCGCGGTGCTGCGGCTCGCCCGCCTGCGCGCCGAGGCCATGGACCGCGCCGCGCCGGCGAACCACGGTTTGGCCGGCCTCGTGGGGCTGCGCCGCGGTGTGCTCGAGCCGATCCTGGGCACGGCCGGGGCGGCCATAGCGATCGTCAACGGCGAGGACAGCTTCGTCGTTGGTGGCGCCCGCGCGGCGCTCGACGAGGTCTGTGCCCGTGCCGCGGCCGCGGGCGCGACGCGCACCGTGATCCTGCCGGTCGCCGTGCCGTCTCACACCGCCTGGCTCGCCGCGGCGGTCGAGCCGTTCCGCGTAGCCCTCGACGCCGAG is drawn from Segnochrobactrum spirostomi and contains these coding sequences:
- a CDS encoding triphosphoribosyl-dephospho-CoA synthase — its product is MLHRSDDRLLGLVPRGAEAAQDLRGRASAARHPDAAADEIAAVAVTVLRAELAAWPKPGLVSHVDRGSHRDMDAGTLRASIDALHPFFIELAAAGGRAAGMETLRAIGLRAEAAMLAATGGINTHRGAIFGLGLLTAAAGDVAVRRADGSLLAATCLGGVVATRWGPAIAGAPVPDGSHGAGVLRRHGAGGARAEAVGGFRSVYGIGLPALREGRRLAGEAGAAIQACFALIAGVVDTNLLHRGGADGARFAATTAAGFLAAGGVGASDWQAQAAAIHAAFVARNLSPGGCADLLAMTLFVDRLEPDEGAS
- a CDS encoding acyltransferase domain-containing protein, whose protein sequence is MSRPLFAILCSGQGAQHPGMFDLFADAPAAAPVFAAAAAVLGEDPVAFVRRDGAPIHDNVPAQILCCTQALAAMRTIASGDGRLVIAGYSVGELAAWGCAGALDDGAVLRLARLRAEAMDRAAPANHGLAGLVGLRRGVLEPILGTAGAAIAIVNGEDSFVVGGARAALDEVCARAAAAGATRTVILPVAVPSHTAWLAAAVEPFRVALDAEGPRLPGGRIRLLSGLDGRTVWTLADGVLKLAAQIAQPIDWAACLESCRSAGAEIALELGPGGALARMAQAYFPPGAARTTADFATLDGLNAWLARSGG